From a single Miscanthus floridulus cultivar M001 chromosome 8, ASM1932011v1, whole genome shotgun sequence genomic region:
- the LOC136470894 gene encoding uncharacterized protein → MPRRGKASKPSYGRMTENAFDPLPLPSCVLVPMFFCGDRCKVAKSDEENTYRQMYWMCANFAFEPTLRQRRINKMTPPPLYDFEQWIGIEIKPEDKELMQKLLWWEAENKELIERRHKDVVVEREHKEEEERRRVAAYREDREKKLERARRAKAAMVDNPDTLRKGKWHRCTQ, encoded by the exons atgccaaggcgtggtaaagctagtaAACCAAG ttatggtcggatgaccgaaaatgccttcgacccattgccgcTGCCTAGTTGTGTTCTAGTGCCCATGTTCTTTTGCGGTGATCGTTGCAAGGTAGCGAAGTCCGATGAAGAGAACACGTATAGACAGATGTATtggatgtgtgccaattttgcctttgagcctacacttcgtcagcgccgcattaacaagatg acccctccaccgctctatgattttgagcagtggatcggcATTGAGATCAAGCCAGAAGACAAGGAGTTGATGCAGAAACTGTTGTGGTGGGAGGCAGAGAATAAGGAGTTGATTGAGAGGAGACACAAAGATGTGGTTGTAGAAAgagagcacaaggaagaggaggaaaggaggcgtgttgctgcgtatagggaggatagggagaagaagcttgagcgtgcgcgccgagcgaaagcagcgatggtGGACAATCCTGATActctgaggaagggaaagtggcatcgttgcactcagtag